In a genomic window of Kineococcus mangrovi:
- a CDS encoding nuclease produces the protein MVTDGQRTTYVVVDGENIDATLGASILEGRPGPEQRPRWERLLNFARTTFDQPAKGLFFLNASSGHLPMSFVQALLALGYQPIPLAGGPGEKVVDIGIQRTLDALVEREGDVLLGSHDVDFLPQVDRLLTGDRLVGMVGFREFMNSQYAGLAERGLKVFDLEDDVRAFNVVLPRVRIIPLADFDPTRYL, from the coding sequence GTGGTGACTGACGGGCAGCGGACGACCTACGTCGTCGTCGACGGCGAGAACATCGACGCGACGCTGGGGGCCTCGATCCTCGAGGGCCGCCCCGGGCCCGAGCAGCGTCCCCGGTGGGAACGCCTGCTGAACTTCGCCCGCACCACCTTCGACCAGCCCGCCAAGGGGCTGTTCTTCCTCAACGCCTCCAGCGGGCACCTGCCGATGTCCTTCGTGCAGGCGTTGCTGGCCCTGGGCTACCAGCCGATCCCGCTCGCCGGGGGCCCGGGGGAGAAGGTCGTCGACATCGGCATCCAGCGCACGCTGGACGCGCTCGTCGAGCGCGAGGGCGACGTGCTCCTCGGCTCGCACGACGTGGACTTCCTGCCGCAGGTCGACCGCCTGCTGACCGGTGACCGGCTCGTCGGCATGGTCGGTTTCCGCGAGTTCATGAACTCCCAGTACGCCGGGCTGGCCGAACGCGGCCTGAAGGTGTTCGACCTCGAGGACGACGTCCGCGCGTTCAACGTCGTGCTGCCGCGCGTCCGGATCATCCCGCTGGCCGACTTCGACCCGACGCGGTACCTCTGA
- a CDS encoding PAS domain S-box protein, with translation MTARPTAVRPVDLSAAPLQQTLTALLAEREAFLVVDATSGAVLHACPRATELLGSSFEELTGRSLTDLFTTPPGGDVAELLGDRSQALEALVNGAAGERWARCTSRRIDGTGATLVLLADVSTARAELWDLRSKARAVERSQVVVELSPEGVVLRANDTALDLLGYEADDIVGQHHRAFCDPAYAASPDYTAFWRRLRAGSTEAGEFTRYGASGQEIRIRATYNPVFGADGKVVKVIKYAYDVTGAARRAVELEGRVAAIDRSQAVIEFALDGTVTAVNENFLTLLGYSEAEVVGQHHRMFVDPEDAASVEYQRFWEKLARGHYDEGTYRRITKSGADVFIQATYNPILDPEGRPLKVVKYAVDVTQNTVENAEFASRVQAVDRAQAVIEFDLEGNVLTANENFLRTMGYSLKELQGQHHSLFCSPEYRVSPEYRDFWLRLRKGDFIAGRFHRVGKFDRDVWIQATYNPVFDLRGRPFKVIKYADDVTAQAQLEQLITAKSGEMTETVAELSHSIDSIATNAVQASDLAARTHGDAQTGFEALKSSMAAIELIRRSSGSIAEIVRVITEIAAQTNLLAFNASIEAARAGEHGVGFSVVAGEVRKLAERSSTAAGQIAELIAESETRVAEGAEVSRAAQEAFENIVSSVAQTSESISTIAGATQLQQDTSAVVRALIADLAARTGAES, from the coding sequence GTGACCGCCCGCCCCACCGCCGTCCGTCCCGTCGACCTGTCGGCGGCCCCCCTGCAGCAGACGCTCACGGCGCTCCTGGCCGAGCGCGAGGCCTTCCTCGTCGTGGACGCCACCAGCGGCGCCGTCCTGCACGCGTGCCCGCGGGCCACCGAACTGCTCGGTTCCTCCTTCGAGGAGCTCACGGGCCGGAGCCTGACCGACCTGTTCACCACCCCGCCCGGCGGCGACGTGGCCGAACTGCTCGGCGACCGCAGCCAGGCCCTGGAGGCCCTCGTCAACGGCGCAGCGGGCGAGCGCTGGGCGCGCTGCACCTCCCGGCGCATCGACGGGACCGGGGCGACCCTCGTGCTGCTGGCGGACGTGAGCACCGCCCGCGCCGAGCTGTGGGACCTGCGCAGCAAGGCGCGCGCCGTCGAACGCTCCCAGGTCGTCGTGGAGCTGTCCCCCGAGGGCGTCGTGCTCCGGGCCAACGACACCGCCCTGGACCTCCTCGGCTACGAGGCCGACGACATCGTCGGGCAGCACCACCGCGCGTTCTGCGACCCGGCCTACGCCGCGAGCCCGGACTACACGGCGTTCTGGCGCCGCCTGCGCGCCGGCAGCACCGAGGCGGGGGAGTTCACCCGCTACGGCGCCAGCGGTCAGGAGATCCGCATCCGCGCCACCTACAACCCCGTCTTCGGCGCCGACGGCAAGGTCGTCAAGGTCATCAAGTACGCCTACGACGTCACCGGCGCCGCCCGGCGCGCCGTGGAGCTGGAGGGGCGGGTGGCGGCGATCGACCGGTCCCAGGCGGTCATCGAGTTCGCCCTCGACGGCACCGTGACCGCGGTGAACGAGAACTTCCTCACCCTGCTGGGCTACTCCGAGGCCGAGGTCGTGGGCCAGCACCACCGGATGTTCGTCGACCCCGAGGACGCGGCGTCGGTGGAGTACCAGAGGTTCTGGGAGAAGCTCGCGCGCGGGCACTACGACGAGGGCACCTACCGCCGGATCACCAAGTCCGGGGCGGACGTCTTCATCCAGGCGACGTACAACCCGATCCTCGACCCAGAGGGCCGACCGTTGAAGGTCGTCAAGTACGCCGTGGACGTCACGCAGAACACCGTGGAGAACGCGGAGTTCGCCAGTCGCGTCCAGGCGGTCGACCGTGCCCAGGCCGTCATCGAGTTCGACCTCGAGGGCAACGTGCTCACGGCCAACGAGAACTTCCTGCGGACGATGGGCTACTCGCTCAAGGAGCTGCAGGGTCAGCACCACAGCCTGTTCTGCTCGCCCGAGTACCGGGTCTCGCCGGAGTACCGCGACTTCTGGCTGCGGTTGCGCAAGGGCGACTTCATCGCGGGCCGGTTCCACCGGGTCGGCAAGTTCGACCGGGACGTGTGGATCCAGGCCACGTACAACCCCGTGTTCGACCTGCGCGGCCGGCCGTTCAAGGTCATCAAGTACGCCGACGACGTCACGGCGCAGGCCCAGCTCGAACAGCTCATCACCGCCAAGAGCGGGGAGATGACCGAGACCGTCGCCGAGCTGTCGCACTCCATCGACTCCATCGCCACCAACGCCGTGCAGGCCAGCGACCTCGCCGCCCGGACCCACGGCGACGCCCAGACGGGGTTCGAGGCGCTGAAGAGCTCGATGGCGGCGATCGAGCTCATCCGGCGCTCGTCCGGGTCGATCGCCGAGATCGTCCGCGTCATCACCGAGATCGCGGCGCAGACGAACCTGCTGGCCTTCAACGCCTCGATCGAGGCCGCGCGGGCCGGTGAGCACGGGGTGGGGTTCTCCGTCGTGGCCGGGGAGGTCCGCAAGCTGGCGGAACGCTCGTCCACCGCGGCCGGGCAGATCGCCGAGCTCATCGCCGAGTCCGAGACCCGCGTCGCCGAGGGCGCCGAGGTCTCCCGCGCCGCCCAGGAGGCGTTCGAGAACATCGTGAGCAGCGTCGCGCAGACGTCGGAGTCGATCTCGACGATCGCCGGTGCCACCCAGCTGCAGCAGGACACCTCCGCCGTCGTGCGCGCCCTCATCGCCGACCTGGCGGCCAGGACCGGCGCCGAGTCGTGA
- a CDS encoding chemotaxis protein CheW codes for MKVGLLRVQGALVALPVDVLREVVPLPERFDALPTAAPGLVGAVLLRESVLPVLDLAALSGTTGTGPATQAAMGVVVLVHDGRALGLLVDSVHDVVTLDTAALQPLAAGDQRLFTAAFVRPGTGEVGSLLDPAAVFGVPGVLAMTTSRDGGGAPPAGTGGGELDPAHLVVRCTSADGTADVLLALDVADVQTTLPSLTPRPSQLSSASCLGVTDHGDVRLPVLDPLALLGLPPADRTAAWQALLVRSDRGLLALVFAEALDIVRVAPSAHSLAPVSHGLAATVVRGVARLPQGPAFVLDVPALLADPEVSALTSLNTGSGSATAPTDRAGTGDPLLEPVVLFRARGTVTAPLHQVDGVVPFPADPVPWIGGRSDLGALVTAHDVVPLVDLAELLGRGRLADPTAGVVLLVRPPAGDPDGPPRRVGLVVEGLSDIERPVWREDLDEAAAEERAPLVRTSSATGPLLACVDLHALADPFVRVTTGTTTPSRESGLWHAVTRD; via the coding sequence GTGAAGGTCGGGCTGCTGCGCGTGCAGGGCGCCCTGGTCGCCCTGCCCGTCGACGTGCTGCGCGAGGTCGTCCCCCTGCCCGAACGCTTCGACGCCCTCCCGACGGCCGCGCCGGGGCTCGTGGGGGCGGTGCTCCTGCGGGAGTCGGTGCTGCCGGTCCTCGACCTCGCCGCGCTCAGCGGCACGACGGGCACGGGTCCGGCGACGCAGGCGGCGATGGGGGTCGTCGTCCTCGTCCACGACGGCCGCGCCCTCGGGCTGCTCGTCGACAGCGTGCACGACGTCGTCACCCTGGACACCGCCGCGCTGCAGCCCCTCGCCGCCGGGGACCAGCGCCTGTTCACGGCCGCGTTCGTGCGACCGGGCACGGGCGAGGTGGGCAGCCTGCTGGACCCGGCGGCCGTCTTCGGCGTCCCCGGCGTCCTGGCCATGACGACGAGCCGGGACGGGGGTGGGGCGCCGCCGGCGGGGACCGGTGGCGGTGAGCTCGACCCGGCCCACCTCGTCGTGCGCTGCACCTCGGCCGACGGCACCGCGGACGTCCTGCTGGCGCTCGACGTCGCCGACGTCCAGACCACCCTGCCCTCGCTGACCCCCCGGCCGTCGCAGCTGTCCTCGGCGTCCTGCCTGGGCGTCACCGACCACGGCGACGTCCGCCTGCCGGTGCTCGACCCGCTGGCCCTGCTGGGGTTGCCGCCCGCGGACCGCACCGCCGCCTGGCAGGCCCTGCTCGTCCGTTCCGACCGGGGTCTGCTCGCCCTCGTCTTCGCCGAGGCGCTCGACATCGTGCGCGTGGCGCCGTCGGCGCACTCGCTCGCCCCGGTCTCGCACGGGCTGGCGGCCACCGTCGTGCGGGGGGTCGCCCGGTTGCCGCAGGGGCCGGCGTTCGTCCTGGACGTCCCCGCGCTGCTCGCCGACCCCGAGGTCAGCGCCCTCACGTCGCTCAACACCGGTTCGGGGTCGGCCACGGCGCCCACCGACCGGGCCGGCACCGGGGACCCGCTCCTGGAGCCCGTCGTCCTGTTCCGGGCCCGCGGGACCGTCACCGCTCCCCTGCACCAGGTCGACGGGGTGGTGCCGTTCCCGGCCGACCCCGTGCCGTGGATCGGCGGGCGCTCCGACCTCGGCGCCCTCGTCACCGCCCACGACGTCGTGCCGCTCGTCGACCTGGCCGAGCTCCTGGGGCGCGGCCGGCTCGCCGACCCCACCGCGGGCGTCGTCCTGCTGGTCCGGCCCCCGGCCGGGGACCCGGACGGTCCCCCGCGGCGGGTCGGGCTGGTCGTCGAGGGACTGTCCGACATCGAGCGGCCCGTCTGGCGGGAGGACCTGGACGAGGCCGCGGCCGAGGAACGCGCCCCGCTCGTGCGGACGAGTTCGGCCACCGGCCCGTTGCTCGCGTGCGTCGACCTGCACGCTCTCGCCGACCCCTTCGTCCGGGTGACGACGGGCACGACAACCCCCTCCCGGGAGTCGGGGCTGTGGCACGCTGTCACCCGTGACTGA
- the rlmC gene encoding 23S rRNA (uracil(747)-C(5))-methyltransferase RlmC: MQCSYFDAHACRSCTLIELPYADQVRGKEERCAELLGEHPGLQWLPTVRSREDGYRNKAKMVVGGTVERPTLGILDAGGRGVDLRECPVVADGIRAVLPQVARFVTRAGLTPYDVPRRRGELKHVLVTQSPTGELMVRFVLRSDRALARLREHLPRLLREAPGVAVVTANLLPEHKAVLEGDVEVALTGRTTLPMPLGAVELDLRPRSFFQTNTDVATALYGQVRQWVDEVAPSSVWDLYCGVGGFALHCAAPGRRVVGIEVSEEAVESARLAARDLPDVEFTAGDATSFALAATDVPDLVVVNPPRRGTGPELAGWLERSGVRHVVYSSCNPETLAADLREMPSLRPVRARVMDMFPHTAHVEVAVLLSRRPAA; this comes from the coding sequence ATGCAGTGCTCGTACTTCGACGCCCACGCCTGCCGCTCCTGCACCCTGATCGAGCTGCCCTACGCCGACCAGGTGCGCGGCAAGGAGGAGCGCTGCGCCGAGCTGCTGGGCGAACACCCGGGCCTGCAGTGGCTGCCCACGGTGCGCAGCCGCGAGGACGGGTACCGCAACAAGGCCAAGATGGTCGTCGGCGGGACGGTGGAGCGGCCGACCCTGGGCATCCTGGACGCGGGCGGCCGGGGCGTCGACCTGCGGGAGTGCCCCGTCGTGGCCGACGGGATCCGCGCCGTGCTGCCCCAGGTCGCGCGCTTCGTGACGCGCGCCGGGCTCACCCCGTACGACGTGCCCCGCCGCCGCGGCGAGCTCAAGCACGTGCTCGTCACGCAGTCGCCGACGGGTGAGCTCATGGTGCGGTTCGTCCTGCGCTCCGACCGCGCCCTGGCGCGGCTGCGCGAGCACCTGCCGCGCCTGCTCCGGGAGGCGCCGGGCGTCGCGGTCGTCACGGCGAACCTCCTGCCCGAGCACAAGGCGGTGCTGGAGGGCGACGTGGAGGTCGCGCTCACCGGGCGGACGACGCTGCCCATGCCGCTGGGGGCCGTCGAACTGGACCTGCGCCCGCGCAGCTTCTTCCAGACCAACACGGACGTCGCGACGGCCCTCTACGGGCAGGTCCGGCAGTGGGTCGACGAGGTGGCCCCCTCCTCGGTCTGGGACCTGTACTGCGGTGTCGGTGGCTTCGCGCTGCACTGCGCGGCGCCCGGCCGCCGCGTCGTGGGCATCGAGGTGAGCGAGGAGGCCGTCGAGAGCGCGCGCCTGGCCGCGCGGGACCTGCCGGACGTCGAGTTCACCGCCGGTGACGCGACGTCCTTCGCCCTCGCGGCCACGGACGTCCCCGACCTCGTCGTGGTCAACCCGCCCCGCCGGGGCACCGGCCCCGAGCTGGCGGGCTGGCTCGAACGCTCCGGCGTCCGCCACGTCGTCTACTCCAGCTGCAACCCCGAGACGCTCGCCGCGGACCTGCGGGAGATGCCCTCGTTGCGGCCCGTGCGGGCGAGGGTCATGGACATGTTCCCGCACACCGCGCACGTCGAGGTCGCCGTCCTGCTCTCGCGCCGACCGGCGGCCTGA
- a CDS encoding acyl-CoA-like ligand-binding transcription factor, protein MTEQSVEATAAPRRGRPPASSREEIETVAIELFLRRGFEETTLAEITAAAGVSKTSFFRYFPSKGSIIWWRFDEFTAGFAEALDAVATSPDATMDLVRSSIVTAVERVIDEEGLWMQRVRVLEESTELRSGESEQWAAWRDRVASFVARRHGFEARGVAPQSIAGAVHGGYVAMLRRWLQIENPGRAQLSELDEELRPLCRVLQSWLDGSCA, encoded by the coding sequence GTGACTGAGCAGTCGGTGGAAGCAACCGCCGCCCCGCGCCGTGGACGCCCGCCCGCCTCCTCCCGCGAGGAGATCGAGACCGTCGCCATCGAACTCTTCCTGCGGCGGGGGTTCGAGGAGACGACGCTGGCGGAGATCACCGCGGCGGCCGGGGTCAGCAAGACGAGCTTCTTCCGCTACTTCCCGTCCAAGGGATCCATCATCTGGTGGCGCTTCGACGAGTTCACGGCGGGTTTCGCGGAGGCGCTCGACGCCGTCGCGACCTCCCCGGACGCGACGATGGACCTCGTCCGGTCGAGCATCGTCACTGCGGTGGAACGGGTCATCGACGAGGAGGGGCTCTGGATGCAACGCGTCAGGGTCCTGGAGGAGTCCACCGAGTTGCGCTCGGGCGAGTCCGAGCAGTGGGCCGCGTGGCGCGACCGAGTCGCCTCGTTCGTGGCCCGGCGGCACGGGTTCGAGGCACGGGGCGTGGCGCCCCAGAGCATCGCCGGCGCCGTCCACGGCGGGTACGTGGCGATGCTGCGCCGCTGGCTGCAGATCGAGAACCCCGGACGCGCGCAGCTCTCCGAGCTGGACGAGGAACTCCGTCCGCTGTGCCGGGTCCTGCAGAGCTGGCTCGACGGCTCCTGCGCCTGA